One stretch of Nitratiruptor tergarcus DSM 16512 DNA includes these proteins:
- a CDS encoding type II secretion system F family protein produces MKYFNVLVLSKGKKNSFLIRSDSKKEAIEKAKLKTNGVVLKIEETSQPLEEKVEEFKNYLLSFRKIKIKRANLIATMRQLAVMANAGIPLHDALNEIANSTNDKQLQIILKDIAESINAGISLSQSMEKYKDELGNLTIMMIKLGEQTGDMASALFTLTNILEKIDENVRKFKKAIRYPLITLGAMAIAFTILIVYVVPKFKEIFERFHAKLPLPTRILLNIEYIFTHYGLYILLFLIASTIFVIFLYRTNPQFKKSIDTFLLKLYLLKDIIYYAQLNRFMLVFSELVKAGIPVIDALENSISLVDNSYLQEKLEIVKTMVEKGSSIEEAFAQTGLFENMILQMIAAGEASGQLDNMLQKITEYYGMKFDYILDNLSSYIEPIMLVIIAAMVLLLALGIFLPMWDMAQVIQGRG; encoded by the coding sequence GTGAAATATTTTAATGTGTTAGTTTTGAGTAAGGGGAAGAAAAATAGCTTTCTCATTCGATCAGATTCAAAAAAAGAGGCAATTGAAAAAGCAAAACTCAAAACTAATGGAGTAGTTCTAAAAATAGAAGAGACATCTCAGCCATTAGAAGAAAAAGTTGAAGAGTTTAAAAACTATCTCCTTTCATTTAGAAAAATTAAAATTAAACGTGCCAATCTCATTGCTACTATGAGACAGTTAGCTGTTATGGCAAATGCTGGTATCCCTCTCCATGATGCTTTGAATGAAATAGCAAACTCCACAAATGACAAACAACTACAGATAATTTTGAAAGATATTGCAGAGAGTATAAATGCTGGTATAAGTCTCTCCCAGTCTATGGAAAAATATAAAGATGAACTAGGCAATCTTACAATAATGATGATTAAACTTGGAGAGCAAACGGGCGATATGGCCTCAGCACTCTTTACTTTAACTAACATTTTGGAAAAAATTGATGAGAATGTACGCAAATTCAAAAAAGCGATTCGCTACCCTCTTATAACTTTAGGGGCAATGGCTATCGCTTTTACTATTTTGATTGTTTATGTAGTTCCAAAATTCAAAGAGATCTTTGAAAGATTTCATGCCAAACTACCCCTTCCAACAAGAATTTTGCTTAATATCGAATATATTTTTACACATTATGGTCTTTATATTCTACTGTTTTTAATTGCATCTACTATTTTTGTGATATTTTTATATAGAACAAACCCCCAATTTAAAAAAAGTATTGATACTTTTCTTTTAAAGCTCTATCTGCTTAAAGATATTATCTATTATGCGCAGCTCAATCGTTTCATGCTCGTCTTCTCTGAACTTGTGAAAGCTGGTATTCCTGTTATTGATGCATTGGAAAATTCGATAAGCCTGGTAGATAACAGTTACTTACAAGAGAAGCTAGAGATAGTAAAAACTATGGTTGAAAAAGGATCTTCTATTGAAGAGGCTTTTGCACAAACAGGACTTTTTGAAAATATGATTTTGCAAATGATTGCAGCGGGTGAAGCGAGTGGTCAATTGGATAATATGCTACAAAAAATTACAGAATATTATGGTATGAAATTTGATTACATCCTCGATAATCTTTCAAGTTATATTGAGCCTATTATGCTCGTTATAATTGCAGCTATGGTACTTCTTTTGGCTCTTGGAATTTTCTTGCCAATGTGGGATATGGCGCAAGTTATACAAGGGCGAGGCTAA
- the era gene encoding GTPase Era gives MNNTKSGYVALVGRPNAGKSTLLNWLLGEKIAMVSHKAQATRKRLYAIVMHKDAQIIFIDTPGLHEKERLLNKFMLEEALKAIGDCDLILFLAPATDDIKYYERFLELSKGKPHILVLTKIDMVNNAKLLAKIAEYQKYQDRFLELVPVSVKKNIGKEELLDAIVKYLPHHPYYYYDPELLTTENIRDIYKELIREAIFENISDEIPYESDVVIEKIEETPTLDRVYAMIIVEKPSQKGIVIGKKGEAIKRIGRDARKLLEQFSQKKIFLNLIVVVKKGWTKNKKELEKIGYIF, from the coding sequence ATGAATAATACAAAATCTGGATATGTAGCTTTGGTTGGAAGACCAAATGCTGGAAAAAGCACCCTCCTTAACTGGCTCCTTGGCGAAAAAATCGCCATGGTTAGCCATAAAGCACAAGCTACAAGAAAACGGCTCTATGCAATTGTGATGCATAAAGATGCGCAAATTATTTTTATCGATACACCGGGACTCCATGAAAAAGAGAGACTTCTCAATAAATTTATGCTTGAAGAGGCCCTCAAAGCAATAGGCGATTGTGATTTGATTCTTTTTTTAGCTCCTGCTACCGATGATATTAAATACTATGAAAGATTTTTAGAGCTCTCAAAAGGTAAACCCCATATCTTAGTACTTACAAAAATTGATATGGTGAATAATGCAAAACTGTTGGCCAAAATAGCTGAATATCAAAAATATCAAGATCGTTTTTTAGAACTTGTTCCTGTATCAGTGAAAAAAAATATAGGAAAAGAAGAGCTTCTTGATGCAATAGTAAAATATCTTCCCCACCATCCCTATTATTATTATGATCCAGAACTTTTGACCACAGAAAATATTCGAGATATCTACAAAGAGCTCATACGAGAAGCTATTTTTGAAAATATAAGCGATGAAATACCGTATGAGAGTGATGTTGTTATTGAAAAAATTGAAGAGACGCCTACTCTTGACAGAGTCTATGCAATGATTATTGTTGAAAAACCCTCCCAAAAAGGAATTGTTATAGGTAAAAAAGGTGAAGCAATCAAAAGGATTGGAAGAGATGCTAGAAAACTCCTTGAGCAGTTTAGTCAAAAAAAGATTTTTCTTAATCTCATAGTTGTTGTAAAAAAAGGTTGGACAAAGAACAAAAAAGAGCTTGAAAAAATTGGTTATATCTTCTAA
- a CDS encoding tetratricopeptide repeat protein, producing MHEYERLEQRWKVYNFKKNFKSFFLLSILFLLIGGAFYILKMKSSSSLKPKNISSNQKTINNVSHNKNFLAPALDFEKRLLNKKVINKSQKKSNRKQSNNKKKVTDKKATKNKPNIKNRSKKDTFKIETQTLSLKEMIRNFKKRPSAPLALLIAKKYFTKGEYKHALEWSIKSNELDKNLEESWILFAKSAYRIGDKKRAIKALQIIIRKNNSKEAKRLLRKISRGQKI from the coding sequence ATGCATGAGTATGAAAGATTGGAACAGCGATGGAAAGTATATAATTTTAAAAAAAATTTCAAATCATTTTTTTTACTATCTATTCTTTTTTTATTGATTGGAGGAGCCTTTTATATCCTAAAAATGAAAAGCTCTTCTTCATTAAAACCAAAAAATATATCTTCAAACCAAAAAACTATCAACAATGTATCTCATAATAAAAACTTTTTAGCTCCTGCTTTGGATTTTGAAAAGAGACTGCTAAATAAAAAAGTAATAAATAAAAGTCAGAAAAAAAGTAATAGAAAACAAAGTAATAACAAAAAAAAGGTAACAGATAAGAAAGCAACAAAAAATAAACCTAATATAAAAAATAGATCTAAAAAAGACACCTTCAAAATAGAGACACAAACATTGAGTCTCAAAGAGATGATACGTAATTTTAAAAAAAGACCAAGTGCACCACTTGCTTTACTTATAGCAAAAAAATATTTTACTAAAGGGGAGTATAAGCATGCACTTGAGTGGAGTATAAAATCGAATGAATTGGATAAAAATTTAGAAGAGAGTTGGATACTTTTTGCTAAAAGTGCTTATAGAATAGGCGATAAAAAGCGTGCTATTAAAGCGTTACAAATAATTATAAGGAAAAATAATTCGAAAGAGGCGAAACGCTTATTAAGAAAAATATCTCGGGGCCAAAAGATATGA
- a CDS encoding pilus (MSHA type) biogenesis protein MshL, with translation MKKIIATLSVFITLLFAQNSCETRFFTLESKPGISIGEIINNISDECDYTVLLKDKFAKKKMKERLGKLSLKKVTLDTLLNVILLEHNLDYTLVDNILSINYLITKTFKIDYVTTKRVGQAVTDASVDIGGVSQADGGGVSAGTSTKTRDVNIISSKDEFDFWKNIQQEIYDILNRPSDEYNAPKPIVNANAGLVTVTGTRKQIERVATYIDELEDRMHKEVLIDVSILAVFLNKNITTGIDWSRFSLTLNGEYDANGNFSPTNPLATYQSVGVGTNFKNIDYASTATAIINSSLNLSGLIDFLQKDGKVVTLSNPKILTLNNQPAIITIGDNINYNVPTSITIGTQGDLGEKAYTPSSIFVGILLNITPEITDDNEIILRINPSISELRNPDDLTLKGTSSFREIAPDTKEKKISSVVKVRDGSTLILGGLISNTKNFMINGVPLIKDIPLFGNLFKSKKRENQRFELIFVLKPKIIKSNKDMDISLKDLGYRKLTYEK, from the coding sequence ATGAAAAAAATCATAGCTACTTTATCTGTTTTTATTACACTACTATTTGCACAAAATAGTTGTGAAACAAGATTTTTTACCCTTGAAAGCAAACCAGGTATTTCGATAGGTGAAATTATTAATAATATTAGTGATGAGTGTGATTATACTGTTTTATTGAAAGATAAATTCGCAAAGAAGAAAATGAAGGAGAGACTGGGTAAATTATCTTTAAAAAAAGTTACACTTGATACCCTCTTAAATGTAATATTGCTAGAACATAATTTAGATTACACTCTTGTAGATAATATACTCTCTATTAATTATCTTATAACAAAAACTTTTAAAATAGATTATGTAACAACAAAAAGAGTTGGACAAGCAGTGACAGATGCATCTGTTGATATTGGAGGTGTTTCTCAGGCTGATGGAGGTGGAGTATCAGCAGGAACTTCTACAAAAACAAGAGATGTGAATATAATTTCATCAAAAGATGAGTTTGATTTTTGGAAAAATATTCAACAAGAGATTTACGATATTCTCAATAGACCTTCTGATGAGTATAATGCACCTAAACCTATCGTTAATGCAAACGCAGGACTAGTTACTGTAACAGGAACAAGAAAGCAGATTGAAAGAGTAGCAACATATATTGATGAATTAGAAGATCGTATGCATAAAGAGGTGCTTATAGATGTGTCTATTTTAGCTGTATTTCTCAATAAAAATATTACAACAGGAATAGATTGGAGCCGCTTTAGTCTTACGCTCAATGGGGAGTATGATGCAAACGGTAATTTTTCTCCAACAAATCCACTTGCTACTTATCAAAGTGTGGGGGTTGGTACAAATTTTAAAAATATAGATTATGCAAGTACTGCAACAGCAATCATAAACTCTTCATTAAATCTCTCTGGACTTATAGATTTTTTACAAAAAGATGGAAAAGTTGTTACTCTTTCAAATCCAAAAATTCTAACTCTTAATAATCAACCTGCTATTATTACAATAGGTGATAATATAAACTATAATGTTCCAACATCTATTACCATTGGCACACAAGGTGATCTTGGAGAAAAAGCGTATACTCCCTCTTCTATCTTTGTAGGAATTTTACTAAATATTACTCCTGAAATAACTGATGATAATGAGATAATTTTGCGCATCAATCCATCTATTTCGGAGCTAAGAAATCCTGATGATTTAACACTTAAAGGCACAAGCTCTTTCAGAGAAATTGCTCCTGATACAAAAGAGAAAAAAATATCATCGGTAGTCAAAGTAAGAGATGGCTCTACTCTAATACTTGGGGGGCTCATATCAAATACAAAAAATTTCATGATAAATGGTGTTCCTCTTATTAAAGATATACCTCTATTTGGTAATCTATTTAAGAGTAAGAAAAGAGAGAACCAAAGATTTGAACTCATTTTTGTTTTGAAACCTAAAATTATTAAAAGCAACAAGGATATGGATATTTCTTTGAAAGATTTAGGATATCGAAAATTAACATATGAAAAATGA
- a CDS encoding GspE/PulE family protein produces MNERLLNIILSSLTLDELDIKNIKENLTNIKNVIYFLVNREFVKEEELIELLAKRLREGKLSIDDLDDLPMELTEKVLKKYAKILNIEYVDLDTFDINMRLLSRIPLNQLKKFKVVPLKESEINILVAISDPIDIAAQEAVQRMFPKKPVKFVLASKKQIENFLYKVELNENIKEYINEIRQDLLTGIEKKGGIEESSAVLKLIEAILKTAILSRASDIHIEPTENSCIVRTRVDGILNEKFIFDRDIYPPLSSRLKLMANLDIAEKRKPQDGRFSETIMNKEFDFRISTLPIISGESIVMRILDKSKALIPLEEAGMSNYNFTVFTKALKVPYGIILVTGPTGSGKSTTLYGALNMLRSVEKKIITVEDPVEYQINHVQQSQVNPKIGFTFASALRSILRQDPDIIMIGEIRDQETMRIAVQAALTGHLVLSTLHTNDAISAINRIIDMGIEPYLVSGALIAIEAQRLVRRICPYCKTEIELEPTAYNDIKPYLPENYRFYKGKGCRHCDYTGYSGREMISEVLRVDEDIARMIAKEESKEKITQTALEKGFKTMLEDGINKAIEGSTTIDEVLRVTRL; encoded by the coding sequence ATGAATGAAAGACTACTCAATATTATCCTTTCAAGTTTAACTCTTGATGAGCTTGATATAAAAAATATTAAAGAAAATCTTACAAATATAAAAAATGTTATATATTTTCTTGTCAATCGTGAATTTGTTAAAGAAGAGGAACTTATAGAACTTTTAGCAAAGAGACTGCGGGAAGGAAAGCTTTCTATAGATGATCTTGATGATTTGCCAATGGAACTAACCGAAAAAGTCCTCAAAAAATATGCAAAAATTCTCAATATTGAGTATGTGGATCTTGATACATTTGATATAAATATGCGACTACTATCTCGTATTCCACTTAATCAACTAAAAAAATTCAAAGTTGTACCTTTAAAAGAGAGCGAAATAAATATCTTGGTAGCAATAAGTGATCCAATAGATATTGCTGCGCAAGAAGCTGTACAAAGGATGTTTCCCAAAAAGCCTGTAAAATTTGTACTCGCTTCCAAAAAACAGATTGAAAACTTTCTCTACAAAGTAGAGCTCAATGAAAATATTAAAGAGTATATTAATGAGATTCGTCAAGATTTGCTCACAGGTATAGAAAAAAAGGGAGGAATAGAAGAATCAAGCGCTGTTTTAAAACTTATTGAAGCCATCCTCAAAACTGCGATACTTTCGCGTGCAAGTGACATTCATATAGAGCCTACAGAAAATAGTTGTATTGTACGCACGAGAGTCGATGGAATTTTGAATGAAAAATTTATATTTGATAGAGATATTTACCCTCCTCTCTCTTCTCGGCTTAAGCTCATGGCCAATCTTGATATAGCAGAAAAGAGAAAACCTCAAGATGGTCGTTTTTCTGAAACCATTATGAATAAAGAGTTCGATTTTAGGATATCTACTCTTCCAATTATCTCTGGAGAGTCAATAGTTATGAGGATTCTTGATAAATCAAAGGCTTTGATTCCTTTGGAAGAAGCTGGTATGAGTAATTATAACTTCACAGTTTTTACTAAAGCTCTCAAAGTTCCATATGGCATTATTCTTGTCACAGGTCCAACCGGAAGTGGTAAATCTACCACCCTCTATGGTGCGCTTAATATGTTAAGAAGTGTGGAGAAAAAGATAATAACTGTAGAAGATCCTGTCGAATATCAAATTAATCATGTACAACAATCACAAGTAAACCCAAAAATTGGTTTTACTTTTGCCTCTGCTTTGCGCTCTATTTTACGTCAAGATCCAGATATTATAATGATAGGTGAGATTCGTGATCAAGAAACTATGCGCATAGCTGTGCAAGCTGCCTTGACAGGTCATCTCGTTCTTTCAACTCTACATACCAATGATGCAATCAGTGCAATTAACAGAATTATAGATATGGGTATAGAGCCCTATCTCGTTAGTGGAGCTCTTATCGCAATAGAAGCACAAAGGTTAGTAAGAAGAATATGCCCATATTGTAAAACTGAAATAGAACTAGAACCAACAGCGTATAATGACATCAAACCTTATTTACCAGAAAACTATAGATTCTATAAAGGTAAAGGTTGTAGACATTGCGATTATACCGGCTATAGTGGAAGAGAAATGATAAGTGAAGTTTTGCGTGTTGATGAAGATATTGCAAGAATGATTGCAAAGGAAGAGAGTAAAGAAAAAATTACGCAGACAGCTTTAGAAAAAGGGTTTAAAACTATGCTAGAAGATGGCATAAATAAAGCGATAGAGGGCTCTACTACTATAGATGAAGTTTTGAGAGTTACAAGGTTGTAG
- a CDS encoding ATP-binding protein — protein sequence MKNDNIYEKAKRIFEESNDPKDFVKIESNIACLETLHYCMEESFKFILLYGPPGIGKSMLLRRFYYEQHSESLFFYPAPFLSRKELFYRLSMDLLSKKVGNFIQSISQIPNKTYTILIDEAQMYDENMLEIFRILADTKKIRFILALHTQKHDAILAKEHFSTRIYKDIALTPPTLREFHSYLQKKLFQKGCNELAVAMQLSTAKQIYKFTQGNFRQTDKFLYVLFDIMAYFSKNYPSKIKNGKIEKKFIEMSAIHLGLINA from the coding sequence ATGAAAAATGATAATATTTATGAAAAAGCAAAAAGAATTTTTGAAGAGAGTAATGATCCAAAAGATTTTGTAAAGATTGAATCTAATATTGCTTGCCTTGAAACACTCCATTATTGCATGGAAGAATCTTTCAAATTCATTTTACTCTATGGACCTCCTGGTATTGGTAAGTCTATGCTTTTGCGTAGATTTTATTATGAACAACATAGCGAGAGCCTCTTTTTCTATCCGGCACCATTTCTAAGTAGAAAAGAGCTTTTTTATCGTCTATCTATGGATCTGCTTTCAAAAAAGGTAGGAAATTTCATTCAATCTATTTCACAAATACCTAACAAAACTTATACTATCTTAATTGATGAAGCACAAATGTACGACGAGAATATGCTTGAAATTTTTAGAATACTTGCAGATACCAAAAAGATTCGCTTCATTCTTGCTCTTCATACACAAAAACATGATGCTATTCTTGCAAAAGAACATTTTAGTACAAGAATATATAAAGATATTGCCCTTACACCCCCTACACTACGTGAATTTCATAGTTATCTACAAAAAAAGCTTTTCCAAAAAGGGTGTAATGAACTAGCTGTTGCCATGCAACTCTCGACGGCTAAGCAAATCTATAAATTTACACAAGGTAACTTCCGCCAAACTGATAAGTTTCTCTATGTGCTTTTTGATATAATGGCATACTTTAGCAAAAACTATCCATCTAAAATCAAAAATGGCAAAATAGAGAAAAAATTTATAGAGATGAGTGCAATTCATTTAGGATTGATTAATGCATGA
- a CDS encoding ATP-dependent helicase: protein MLNPEQLAAVNAPYGYNLVIASAGTGKTSTIVARIARLLEEGVEPQDILLLTFTNKAAAEMIKRLEQKFGKKAKDIEAGTFHAVSYRWLKNIDSRLVLKQPKELKTLFKSIYERRDFSQVTEIKPYAASSLYDYYSLYQNSEFIKSFGEWIALKNQEHKELAPIYEDIVLEYEELKNRYGFLSFNDLLLKIIENKNAIKKFKEVLVDEYQDTNNLQGKFIDALQFDSLFCVGDYDQSIYAFNGANIDIIATFKDRYHPVNVFNLSKNYRSTKYILDLANRVIINNERIYPKNLEVMNRKNAILPKLLAFEDLYAQYEGVAARIRASLTPRNEIAVIYRNNASADGIEAALREQGIGCKRKGGTNLFDLKEVKAIFDLLAILINPKDLLAFIHILEYAKGIGANIAKDLYEALVLCGEGDLKKGLLNPKDLKDPFTKRARNYQLGLFDDLGQLGSKSRFQGLSILDNPVLKHPKLSQDGALYLNELAKLLRLRLKRPQSFIEHIVDSFIFNNIKEQLAQQRAKRKDGSIDPTLYNEAIHKIERRAALIVHIAKNHNDIYKFYNAMVLGSSEMVQGEGVNLLTIHASKGLEFKEVYVLDLMEGRFPNLKLVSKGGSIEEERRLFYVAVTRAKEMLYLSYAKYDRVKKQEFLPSRFLQEAGLVD from the coding sequence ATGTTAAATCCTGAACAGCTTGCAGCCGTTAACGCCCCTTATGGGTACAATCTTGTCATTGCAAGTGCTGGAACAGGAAAAACCTCCACTATAGTAGCACGCATTGCGAGACTACTTGAAGAGGGAGTTGAGCCTCAAGATATTTTACTGCTCACCTTCACAAATAAAGCTGCGGCAGAGATGATAAAACGGCTTGAGCAAAAGTTTGGCAAAAAGGCTAAGGATATTGAAGCTGGAACTTTTCATGCTGTCAGTTATCGTTGGCTTAAAAATATAGATTCACGTCTTGTACTCAAACAACCAAAAGAGCTTAAAACACTCTTTAAAAGTATATATGAGCGCAGAGATTTTTCTCAAGTTACAGAGATCAAACCATATGCAGCAAGTTCTCTTTATGATTACTACTCTTTGTATCAAAATAGCGAATTTATAAAAAGCTTTGGTGAATGGATAGCCCTAAAGAATCAGGAGCATAAAGAACTTGCGCCAATATATGAAGATATTGTCCTGGAGTATGAAGAGCTTAAAAATAGATATGGGTTTTTAAGTTTCAATGATCTGCTTTTGAAGATAATAGAAAATAAAAATGCAATAAAAAAATTTAAGGAAGTTCTTGTTGATGAGTATCAGGACACAAACAATCTTCAAGGAAAATTCATTGATGCTCTTCAATTTGATTCGCTTTTTTGTGTAGGAGACTATGATCAAAGTATATATGCTTTTAATGGCGCCAATATAGATATCATAGCAACTTTTAAAGATCGCTATCATCCAGTAAATGTATTTAATCTAAGCAAAAACTATCGATCCACCAAATATATTCTAGATCTTGCCAATCGAGTAATAATAAACAATGAGCGTATTTATCCAAAAAATCTTGAAGTAATGAATAGAAAAAATGCTATCTTACCGAAACTTTTGGCATTTGAAGATCTCTATGCACAATATGAAGGTGTAGCTGCGAGAATTCGAGCTTCTTTGACTCCCCGCAATGAAATAGCTGTTATTTATCGCAATAATGCAAGCGCGGATGGAATTGAAGCTGCATTACGAGAGCAGGGAATAGGATGTAAAAGAAAAGGAGGAACCAATCTTTTTGATCTTAAAGAGGTTAAAGCAATTTTCGATCTCTTAGCTATTCTTATCAACCCAAAAGATCTGTTAGCCTTTATTCATATATTAGAGTACGCCAAAGGCATTGGAGCAAATATTGCTAAAGATCTCTATGAAGCCTTGGTACTATGTGGAGAGGGAGATCTTAAAAAAGGCCTTCTCAATCCAAAAGATCTAAAAGATCCCTTCACAAAAAGAGCGAGAAATTATCAGTTGGGCCTCTTTGATGATTTGGGACAATTAGGAAGTAAATCAAGATTTCAAGGGTTAAGCATTTTAGATAATCCAGTTCTCAAACATCCAAAACTCTCCCAAGATGGAGCGTTGTATCTCAATGAACTTGCAAAACTTTTGCGGCTACGACTCAAAAGACCACAAAGTTTTATTGAACACATAGTAGACTCATTCATATTTAATAATATTAAAGAGCAACTTGCACAGCAAAGAGCAAAAAGAAAAGATGGGAGTATCGATCCTACTTTGTATAATGAAGCGATACATAAAATAGAGAGGCGTGCAGCATTAATTGTACATATCGCAAAAAACCATAACGATATATATAAATTTTATAATGCAATGGTTCTTGGTAGTAGTGAAATGGTACAAGGAGAAGGGGTCAATCTCTTGACCATTCATGCAAGTAAAGGGCTGGAATTTAAAGAGGTGTATGTGCTCGATCTCATGGAAGGACGATTTCCCAATCTCAAATTAGTTAGCAAAGGCGGATCTATCGAAGAGGAGCGCAGACTTTTTTATGTAGCAGTAACACGAGCAAAAGAGATGCTCTATTTGAGTTATGCAAAATATGACAGGGTAAAAAAGCAAGAGTTTTTACCCTCAAGATTTTTGCAAGAAGCAGGGCTTGTAGATTAG